A genomic segment from Synchiropus splendidus isolate RoL2022-P1 chromosome 18, RoL_Sspl_1.0, whole genome shotgun sequence encodes:
- the slc66a1 gene encoding lysosomal amino acid transporter 1 homolog has translation MSSSLQHFFGGTSDGNFTTLCPNGSRWVWDGLGECAVDGRDMASVYLGLFSILCFMVSSLPQYYSSCKTGNMDSALSIWFLLLWLGGDSCNLVGSFLADQLPLQTYTAVYYVLADLLMLAMYFYYKLRNQLNRRTTTLNVVGAICVLGVTGTLTFPALGSHQEVYSSTLRGRALLSIKPFTSKEIIGFSIGSISSLLYLSSRLPQMYTNFKRKSTEGVSYFLFALIIVGNTTYGLSVLLKNPEDGHSEQSYLVHHLPWLIGSLGTLTLDLIISIQFLAYRKPSHKGTDEERTPLIVS, from the exons CATTTTTTCGGAGGGACCTCTGATGGAAACTTCACCACATTGTGTCCCAACGGTTCCCGGTGGGTCTGGGACGGACTGGGAGAATGTGCAGTGGACGGCAGAGACATGGCCAGCGTCTACCTGGGCTTGTTCTCCATCCTCTGCTTCATGGTGTCCTCACTACC tcaATACTACAGCTCCTGTAAAACGGGGAACATGGACAGCGCTCTCTCCATCTGGTTTCTGTTGTTGTGGCTCGGGGGTGACAGCTGCAACCTGGTGGGCTCTTTTCTGGCGGATCAGCTTCCCCTGCAG ACATACACGGCCGTCTACTACGTCCTCGCTGACCTGCTGATGCTCGCCATGTACTTCTACTACAAACTGAGGAACCAGCTGAATCGAC GTACGACGACTTTAAATGTGGTGGGGGCCATCTGTGTCCTGGGTGTCACCGGGACGCTCACCTTCCCGGCTCTCGGAAGCCACCAGGAAGTTTACTCCTCCACTTTGAGAGGACGAGCTCTGCTCAGCATTAAG CCTTTCACCTCGAAAGAAATCATCGGCTTCTCCATCGGATCCATCTCCTCGCTGCTCTACCTGTCGTCCAGACTCCCGCAGATGTACACTAAT TTCAAAAGGAAGTCAACAGAGGGTGTTTCCTACTTCCTCTTTGCTCTGATCATCGTGGGAAACACTACGTACGGCCTGAGTGTCTTGCTGAAGAACCCCGAAGATGGCCACAGCGAGCAGAGCTACCTGGTCCATCACCTGCCCTGGCTCATCGGCAGCCTCGGCACGCTGACGCTGGATCTGATC ATCTCCATCCAGTTCCTCGCCTACCGCAAACCGTCCCACAAGGGCACCGACGAAGAAAGGACGCCACTGATCGTGAGCTGA
- the nr1h5 gene encoding nuclear receptor subfamily 1, group H, member 5 isoform X2, whose amino-acid sequence MRRKDEVPVRSRPDPVLPAASTSAQMREWSEFEMNFAAGAFLSSTDGYDSTEQLPLYDMLPDPFSNPFQDPELQLLPYSPQQYNTSNFSVYGSPSSSSNSSYSQPCYPQYQYHYQESPCDPNVEPSLIPGQGATALPLGRRSRVGFGGRSKGQEELCVVCGDKASGYHYNALTCEGCKGFFRRSVTKKAVYHCKSGGGCEMDMYMRRKCQDCRLRKCRAVGMLAECLLTEVQCQSKRLRKGGKSRCQQDEDTSRRVTSTSRQPGQTPSSLTQEQHFIVERMVEAHRLWRAEDSSNSRLFDWPCDEDGECSSATVSPHLLQFARTIPGFDLLDYADQSSLLSVSSLELIFLLSAEQFSNNPTGPSPALQLFSLSAWRRNNESKENFHSRASTNSGHSEDLLGPVINFFHSMGALRVTEAEFTLLTATALLCSDRLSLLAPSCVEKMQELILDLLSRLCWSKTGAARAGPKRFGCLLGRLTELRTLRHNYLLLMRHRNCRSDF is encoded by the exons ATGAGACGAAAGGACGAGG TGCCTGTGCGCTCTCGGCCAGATCCAGTTCTCCCAGCCGCATCGACTTCTGCCCAGATGAGAGAGTGGAGCGAGTTTGAGATGAATTTTGCAGCCGGCGCTTTTCTCTCCTCCACGGATGGATACGACTCCACGGAGCAACTTCCTCTGTACG ACATGCTGCCTGACCCGTTCAGCAACCCATTCCAGGACCCtgagctccagctcctcccgtaCAGCCCTCAACAGTACAACACTTCCAACTTCTCCGTCTACGGCTccccgtcctcctcttccaacTCCTCCTACTCGCAGCCCTGCTATCCCCAGTACCAGTACCATTACCAGGAGAGTCCCTGTGACCCAAATGTGGAGCCCAGTCTCATACCAGGGCAAGGAGCGACAGCACTGCCCCTTGGGCGGAGGTCGAGGGTGGGCTTTGGAGGACGGAGTAAAGGTcaagaggagctgtgtgtggtgtgtggagACAAAGCCTCCGGGTATCACTACAACGCTCTCACCTGTGAGGGGTGCAAAG GTTTCTTCAGGCGCAGTGTGACCAAGAAGGCTGTGTATCACTGCAAGAGCGGAGGCGGCTGTGAGATGGACATGTACATGAGGAGGAAGTGCCAAGACTGTCGGCTCAGGAAGTGTCGTGCTGTGGGAATGCTGGCTGAGT GTCTACTAACGGAGGTGCAGTGTCAGTCCAAGCGGTTGAGGAAAGGCGGTAAAAGCAGATGCCAGCAGGATGAGGACACCAGCAGGAGGGTGACCTCGACCAGCAGACAACCTGGGCAG ACTCCATCCAGTCTAACTCAAGAGCAGCATTTCATTGTGGAGAGAATGGTGGAGGCTCATCGTCTGTGGAGAGCAGAggacagcagcaacagcagg CTGTTCGACTGGCCGTGCGATGAAGACGGGGAGTGTTCGTCTGCGACTGTGTCTCCTCATTTGTTGCAGTTCGCCAGGACCATTCCAG GGTTTGATTTGCTTGACTACGCTGATCAGAGCTCGCTGCTGTCAGTCTCTTCTCTAGAGCTCATATTTCTGCTCTCAGCTGAGCAGTTCTCCAATAACCCCACGGGTCCCAGTCCAG CCTTGCAGCTGTTCAGTCTGTCTGCATGGCGGAGGAACAATGAGTCGAAGGAAAACTTCCACAGTCGAGCATCCACTAACTCTG GACACAGCGAAGATCTTCTGGGTCCTGTCATTAATTTCTTTCACAGCATGGGGGCGCTGCGGGTGACAGAAGCAGAATTCACTCTTCTCACAGCCACCGCTTTACTCTGCTCAG ACCGCCTGTCCCTGCTGGCTCCAAGCTGTGTGGAGAAGATGCAGGAGCTGATCCTGGACCTGCTGTCGAGGCTATGCTGGTCCAAGACCGGTGCTGCGCGAGCAGGACCTAAGCGCTTTGGTTGCCTCCTTGGACGACTGACCGAACTGAGGACTCTTCGTCACAACTACCTCCTGCTCATGAGACATCGGAACTGTCGCAGCGACTTTTAG
- the nr1h5 gene encoding nuclear receptor subfamily 1, group H, member 5 isoform X3, which translates to MRRKDEDPVLPAASTSAQMREWSEFEMNFAAGAFLSSTDGYDSTEQLPLYDMLPDPFSNPFQDPELQLLPYSPQQYNTSNFSVYGSPSSSSNSSYSQPCYPQYQYHYQESPCDPNVEPSLIPGQGATALPLGRRSRVGFGGRSKGQEELCVVCGDKASGYHYNALTCEGCKGFFRRSVTKKAVYHCKSGGGCEMDMYMRRKCQDCRLRKCRAVGMLAECLLTEVQCQSKRLRKGGKSRCQQDEDTSRRVTSTSRQPGQTPSSLTQEQHFIVERMVEAHRLWRAEDSSNSRQLFDWPCDEDGECSSATVSPHLLQFARTIPGFDLLDYADQSSLLSVSSLELIFLLSAEQFSNNPTGPSPALQLFSLSAWRRNNESKENFHSRASTNSGHSEDLLGPVINFFHSMGALRVTEAEFTLLTATALLCSDRLSLLAPSCVEKMQELILDLLSRLCWSKTGAARAGPKRFGCLLGRLTELRTLRHNYLLLMRHRNCRSDF; encoded by the exons ATGAGACGAAAGGACGAGG ATCCAGTTCTCCCAGCCGCATCGACTTCTGCCCAGATGAGAGAGTGGAGCGAGTTTGAGATGAATTTTGCAGCCGGCGCTTTTCTCTCCTCCACGGATGGATACGACTCCACGGAGCAACTTCCTCTGTACG ACATGCTGCCTGACCCGTTCAGCAACCCATTCCAGGACCCtgagctccagctcctcccgtaCAGCCCTCAACAGTACAACACTTCCAACTTCTCCGTCTACGGCTccccgtcctcctcttccaacTCCTCCTACTCGCAGCCCTGCTATCCCCAGTACCAGTACCATTACCAGGAGAGTCCCTGTGACCCAAATGTGGAGCCCAGTCTCATACCAGGGCAAGGAGCGACAGCACTGCCCCTTGGGCGGAGGTCGAGGGTGGGCTTTGGAGGACGGAGTAAAGGTcaagaggagctgtgtgtggtgtgtggagACAAAGCCTCCGGGTATCACTACAACGCTCTCACCTGTGAGGGGTGCAAAG GTTTCTTCAGGCGCAGTGTGACCAAGAAGGCTGTGTATCACTGCAAGAGCGGAGGCGGCTGTGAGATGGACATGTACATGAGGAGGAAGTGCCAAGACTGTCGGCTCAGGAAGTGTCGTGCTGTGGGAATGCTGGCTGAGT GTCTACTAACGGAGGTGCAGTGTCAGTCCAAGCGGTTGAGGAAAGGCGGTAAAAGCAGATGCCAGCAGGATGAGGACACCAGCAGGAGGGTGACCTCGACCAGCAGACAACCTGGGCAG ACTCCATCCAGTCTAACTCAAGAGCAGCATTTCATTGTGGAGAGAATGGTGGAGGCTCATCGTCTGTGGAGAGCAGAggacagcagcaacagcagg CAGCTGTTCGACTGGCCGTGCGATGAAGACGGGGAGTGTTCGTCTGCGACTGTGTCTCCTCATTTGTTGCAGTTCGCCAGGACCATTCCAG GGTTTGATTTGCTTGACTACGCTGATCAGAGCTCGCTGCTGTCAGTCTCTTCTCTAGAGCTCATATTTCTGCTCTCAGCTGAGCAGTTCTCCAATAACCCCACGGGTCCCAGTCCAG CCTTGCAGCTGTTCAGTCTGTCTGCATGGCGGAGGAACAATGAGTCGAAGGAAAACTTCCACAGTCGAGCATCCACTAACTCTG GACACAGCGAAGATCTTCTGGGTCCTGTCATTAATTTCTTTCACAGCATGGGGGCGCTGCGGGTGACAGAAGCAGAATTCACTCTTCTCACAGCCACCGCTTTACTCTGCTCAG ACCGCCTGTCCCTGCTGGCTCCAAGCTGTGTGGAGAAGATGCAGGAGCTGATCCTGGACCTGCTGTCGAGGCTATGCTGGTCCAAGACCGGTGCTGCGCGAGCAGGACCTAAGCGCTTTGGTTGCCTCCTTGGACGACTGACCGAACTGAGGACTCTTCGTCACAACTACCTCCTGCTCATGAGACATCGGAACTGTCGCAGCGACTTTTAG
- the nr1h5 gene encoding nuclear receptor subfamily 1, group H, member 5 isoform X1: protein MRRKDEVPVRSRPDPVLPAASTSAQMREWSEFEMNFAAGAFLSSTDGYDSTEQLPLYDMLPDPFSNPFQDPELQLLPYSPQQYNTSNFSVYGSPSSSSNSSYSQPCYPQYQYHYQESPCDPNVEPSLIPGQGATALPLGRRSRVGFGGRSKGQEELCVVCGDKASGYHYNALTCEGCKGFFRRSVTKKAVYHCKSGGGCEMDMYMRRKCQDCRLRKCRAVGMLAECLLTEVQCQSKRLRKGGKSRCQQDEDTSRRVTSTSRQPGQTPSSLTQEQHFIVERMVEAHRLWRAEDSSNSRQLFDWPCDEDGECSSATVSPHLLQFARTIPGFDLLDYADQSSLLSVSSLELIFLLSAEQFSNNPTGPSPALQLFSLSAWRRNNESKENFHSRASTNSGHSEDLLGPVINFFHSMGALRVTEAEFTLLTATALLCSDRLSLLAPSCVEKMQELILDLLSRLCWSKTGAARAGPKRFGCLLGRLTELRTLRHNYLLLMRHRNCRSDF from the exons ATGAGACGAAAGGACGAGG TGCCTGTGCGCTCTCGGCCAGATCCAGTTCTCCCAGCCGCATCGACTTCTGCCCAGATGAGAGAGTGGAGCGAGTTTGAGATGAATTTTGCAGCCGGCGCTTTTCTCTCCTCCACGGATGGATACGACTCCACGGAGCAACTTCCTCTGTACG ACATGCTGCCTGACCCGTTCAGCAACCCATTCCAGGACCCtgagctccagctcctcccgtaCAGCCCTCAACAGTACAACACTTCCAACTTCTCCGTCTACGGCTccccgtcctcctcttccaacTCCTCCTACTCGCAGCCCTGCTATCCCCAGTACCAGTACCATTACCAGGAGAGTCCCTGTGACCCAAATGTGGAGCCCAGTCTCATACCAGGGCAAGGAGCGACAGCACTGCCCCTTGGGCGGAGGTCGAGGGTGGGCTTTGGAGGACGGAGTAAAGGTcaagaggagctgtgtgtggtgtgtggagACAAAGCCTCCGGGTATCACTACAACGCTCTCACCTGTGAGGGGTGCAAAG GTTTCTTCAGGCGCAGTGTGACCAAGAAGGCTGTGTATCACTGCAAGAGCGGAGGCGGCTGTGAGATGGACATGTACATGAGGAGGAAGTGCCAAGACTGTCGGCTCAGGAAGTGTCGTGCTGTGGGAATGCTGGCTGAGT GTCTACTAACGGAGGTGCAGTGTCAGTCCAAGCGGTTGAGGAAAGGCGGTAAAAGCAGATGCCAGCAGGATGAGGACACCAGCAGGAGGGTGACCTCGACCAGCAGACAACCTGGGCAG ACTCCATCCAGTCTAACTCAAGAGCAGCATTTCATTGTGGAGAGAATGGTGGAGGCTCATCGTCTGTGGAGAGCAGAggacagcagcaacagcagg CAGCTGTTCGACTGGCCGTGCGATGAAGACGGGGAGTGTTCGTCTGCGACTGTGTCTCCTCATTTGTTGCAGTTCGCCAGGACCATTCCAG GGTTTGATTTGCTTGACTACGCTGATCAGAGCTCGCTGCTGTCAGTCTCTTCTCTAGAGCTCATATTTCTGCTCTCAGCTGAGCAGTTCTCCAATAACCCCACGGGTCCCAGTCCAG CCTTGCAGCTGTTCAGTCTGTCTGCATGGCGGAGGAACAATGAGTCGAAGGAAAACTTCCACAGTCGAGCATCCACTAACTCTG GACACAGCGAAGATCTTCTGGGTCCTGTCATTAATTTCTTTCACAGCATGGGGGCGCTGCGGGTGACAGAAGCAGAATTCACTCTTCTCACAGCCACCGCTTTACTCTGCTCAG ACCGCCTGTCCCTGCTGGCTCCAAGCTGTGTGGAGAAGATGCAGGAGCTGATCCTGGACCTGCTGTCGAGGCTATGCTGGTCCAAGACCGGTGCTGCGCGAGCAGGACCTAAGCGCTTTGGTTGCCTCCTTGGACGACTGACCGAACTGAGGACTCTTCGTCACAACTACCTCCTGCTCATGAGACATCGGAACTGTCGCAGCGACTTTTAG